The proteins below are encoded in one region of Spirochaetota bacterium:
- a CDS encoding carbohydrate binding domain-containing protein encodes MKALRESSLEVFGDSRIVETLDKEWRFFADANNNGGSCFLPEYESTARGWLVLDADRWWQEQGFNGYYGSAWYRKWFMPPTVADGRRLLLAFGAVDGDSVVYLNGKKIGEHILGENGLGWDMPFNFDITSLMLQGKSNLIAVKCTDTVGMSGMFKGVKIIESDGAIVAESIASNMLVNGSFEDVDGKSIPKGWLLYYPGSLAIDDSVKYTGAKSARISASKVDSGKAPCFRQEFPCVPGEKYTVSAYIRTENCLNSAPFLRVAYKSADGKWLSAPNFAGLPTGTSDWKRYRATVTVPNGAATLLVYLFGDYLAAKDATDAAGTVWFDDVQLEKK; translated from the coding sequence ATGAAGGCGCTCAGAGAGTCCTCGCTTGAGGTGTTCGGTGATTCACGGATAGTCGAGACGCTGGACAAAGAGTGGCGATTTTTTGCCGATGCGAACAATAATGGTGGATCGTGTTTCCTTCCCGAATATGAATCAACTGCGCGCGGATGGCTTGTGTTGGATGCCGATCGCTGGTGGCAGGAGCAGGGATTTAATGGATACTACGGCAGTGCGTGGTATCGGAAATGGTTCATGCCGCCGACGGTCGCGGACGGCAGGCGGCTCCTGCTTGCCTTCGGGGCGGTGGACGGCGATTCGGTCGTCTATCTCAACGGAAAAAAGATCGGCGAGCATATACTTGGCGAGAACGGTTTGGGATGGGATATGCCGTTCAATTTCGATATTACCTCACTCATGCTGCAGGGAAAAAGCAATCTTATCGCAGTAAAATGTACGGATACCGTGGGGATGAGCGGCATGTTCAAGGGTGTTAAGATCATCGAAAGCGATGGAGCCATCGTTGCTGAGAGCATCGCATCGAACATGCTCGTGAACGGTTCGTTCGAGGATGTCGACGGCAAGAGTATCCCCAAGGGCTGGCTTCTGTACTATCCCGGGAGTCTCGCAATCGACGACTCGGTAAAGTACACCGGTGCGAAAAGCGCGCGTATCAGTGCTTCAAAGGTTGACAGCGGCAAGGCACCATGCTTCCGACAGGAATTCCCGTGCGTTCCCGGAGAAAAATATACTGTCTCGGCATATATTCGTACAGAGAACTGTCTCAACAGTGCTCCATTTCTGCGCGTGGCGTACAAGTCCGCGGACGGCAAGTGGCTGAGCGCGCCGAATTTCGCGGGGTTGCCGACAGGGACGAGCGACTGGAAGCGTTATCGTGCGACGGTGACGGTGCCCAACGGTGCGGCGACACTGCTCGTATATCTCTTCGGCGACTACCTGGCCGCGAAGGATGCGACGGATGCGGCAGGCACGGTATGGTTCGATGATGTGCAGCTTGAGAAAAAATAG
- a CDS encoding DUF4838 domain-containing protein, translating to MNTGHAYMYILPAEKYFSTHPEYFSLVKGKRIPDSQRCLSNPEVQELFAAFLIAKRRDNPQLMAVSVEPNDALPWCECEQCRAMDDPDLKTSHGGGVSAANRVCAFNNIVARKVQAVYPELKLTWYAYHQHTEIPTLVKKLEGAPIVWAAAFNVAYSDWHRDLEDPSSEPNSRFLATLKGYPPLGAELLIYEYFTGYAWLGPMPILGMITDRMRNYRKYGAVGVYCMPVGNWGGQGNTMYLTVKMMWNPDLDVQKEMDLYYTNYFGPAALPMKRYYETMERAVPSGPLFISGGYMLDRFFTDEMLAALNPLIDEARALVKDKAPYEKRFADVAAAHRIPRGLRVFENQKKMPTASGRLIHWKTLKHS from the coding sequence ATGAACACCGGCCACGCATATATGTATATACTGCCTGCGGAGAAATATTTCAGCACGCATCCGGAATATTTTTCGCTGGTGAAAGGGAAACGGATACCGGATTCCCAACGCTGTCTTTCAAATCCTGAAGTGCAGGAGTTGTTCGCGGCATTCCTCATTGCAAAGCGCAGGGATAATCCGCAGCTCATGGCGGTTTCCGTTGAGCCCAATGATGCCCTGCCTTGGTGCGAGTGTGAACAATGTCGGGCTATGGATGATCCGGACCTCAAGACCAGCCATGGGGGCGGCGTATCGGCGGCGAACCGCGTATGCGCTTTCAATAATATCGTCGCACGAAAGGTGCAGGCTGTATATCCCGAGCTAAAGCTCACGTGGTACGCATATCATCAGCACACGGAGATCCCCACGCTCGTGAAAAAGCTCGAGGGTGCACCGATCGTTTGGGCTGCCGCCTTTAATGTTGCATACAGCGACTGGCATCGTGATCTTGAAGATCCATCGAGCGAACCGAACAGCAGATTCCTGGCCACGCTGAAAGGATATCCTCCGCTCGGCGCAGAACTTTTGATCTATGAATATTTCACCGGGTACGCCTGGCTCGGGCCAATGCCCATTCTCGGGATGATAACCGATCGAATGCGAAATTACCGGAAATACGGTGCGGTCGGTGTTTACTGCATGCCGGTGGGGAATTGGGGGGGACAGGGCAATACGATGTATCTCACCGTTAAGATGATGTGGAACCCGGACCTTGATGTGCAGAAGGAAATGGACCTCTACTACACGAACTATTTCGGACCGGCGGCGCTGCCTATGAAACGGTATTATGAAACGATGGAACGTGCGGTGCCGTCCGGGCCGCTCTTCATCAGCGGCGGATATATGCTCGACCGTTTTTTTACGGATGAGATGCTTGCAGCGCTCAACCCGCTCATCGATGAGGCACGTGCATTGGTAAAGGACAAAGCGCCGTATGAAAAGCGTTTTGCCGATGTAGCCGCTGCGCATCGTATTCCGCGCGGATTAAGGGTGTTTGAGAACCAGAAAAAAATGCCAACAGCATCGGGGCGCTTAATACACTGGAAAACATTGAAGCATTCGTAA